From a region of the Coprococcus comes ATCC 27758 genome:
- a CDS encoding DEAD/DEAH box helicase, with protein MPSGLELYPHNEKAYRKLLDMLSGTRRACIIHPTGTGKAFIAYRYAFDHPNERILWMSPLTYIEQEQEASIRRELPNHEFKNIERMTYQTAMHRAQKGNLDIHADTVIFDEFHHTGAPQWSRGVEGVIECNPDANLIGLSATSIRYSDSGRDMSDELFDGHIASYMSLTDCWVLGILPVPTYVTAGYSINGYIEDLGERIAKEESAGRRAELLADFNELRDCASRAANLPAIFQKYFEGIEKVIVFCPNVFELNEIEKMCPQWFSRVNGNVHTYVVHSSNPFGTSEYDGFKEDDDETAIKLLLCVNQLNEGVHIKGVDAVIMVRRTSSPTIFYQQLGRALTAAGNFEPLVIDLVDNFEMIGIEQIVSMMSESYARLSGENDPEELIPPSAFKVIDHEKDARHLAKNLERRLALRSEKLTIDEKIALWKGL; from the coding sequence ATGCCGAGCGGACTGGAACTGTATCCACATAATGAAAAGGCGTATCGCAAACTTCTGGATATGTTGTCTGGGACCAGGCGTGCCTGCATCATTCATCCTACCGGGACAGGCAAGGCGTTTATAGCGTACCGTTATGCCTTCGATCATCCGAATGAGCGAATTCTCTGGATGTCGCCCTTGACCTATATCGAGCAGGAGCAGGAAGCTTCCATCAGGCGCGAGCTGCCGAATCATGAATTCAAGAACATCGAGCGCATGACGTATCAGACCGCCATGCATCGAGCGCAAAAGGGAAATCTTGATATTCATGCAGATACGGTTATTTTCGATGAGTTCCATCATACGGGGGCACCGCAGTGGTCTCGTGGTGTTGAAGGAGTTATCGAATGCAATCCCGACGCCAATCTGATCGGATTGAGCGCGACTTCGATTCGATACAGCGATAGCGGCCGAGATATGTCCGATGAACTTTTTGATGGGCATATCGCCTCATATATGTCGTTGACGGATTGCTGGGTTTTAGGCATCCTGCCTGTTCCGACATATGTGACTGCCGGGTACAGCATCAACGGCTACATTGAAGATCTCGGCGAGCGCATCGCAAAGGAAGAGAGTGCGGGTAGGCGGGCGGAGTTGCTGGCTGATTTTAACGAGCTGAGAGATTGCGCGAGCAGGGCGGCGAACCTTCCGGCCATTTTCCAAAAGTACTTTGAGGGAATAGAGAAAGTGATCGTATTTTGTCCGAATGTCTTCGAGCTGAATGAAATCGAGAAGATGTGCCCGCAATGGTTTTCTCGAGTAAACGGTAACGTCCATACCTATGTCGTCCATAGCTCGAATCCCTTCGGGACGAGTGAATACGATGGGTTCAAAGAGGACGATGACGAGACCGCAATCAAGCTTTTGCTTTGCGTCAACCAGCTTAACGAGGGTGTTCACATCAAGGGCGTGGATGCCGTCATTATGGTACGGCGTACCTCGTCGCCGACGATTTTCTATCAGCAGCTTGGACGTGCATTGACCGCCGCAGGCAACTTCGAACCGCTGGTTATCGATCTAGTCGATAATTTCGAGATGATCGGAATTGAGCAGATCGTAAGCATGATGTCGGAAAGCTACGCCCGGCTATCTGGAGAAAATGATCCGGAAGAACTCATTCCGCCTTCAGCTTTCAAGGTCATCGATCATGAGAAGGACGCAAGGCATTTGGCAAAAAACCTTGAACGACGGCTCGCATTAAGATCCGAGAAACTGACAATTGATGAGAAGATAGCGCTGTGGAAGGGGCTTTAG